The proteins below come from a single Mya arenaria isolate MELC-2E11 chromosome 8, ASM2691426v1 genomic window:
- the LOC128243451 gene encoding sodium- and chloride-dependent GABA transporter 1-like, translating to MGGFKFDHLLKKRDGEKTESNNVEYAPAPLEQPQDLGESEEGSRGEDYARGVWGRKMEFLLSVIGYSVGVGNLWRFPYLVMQNGGGAFLIPFFFFLILCGVPLFYLELCLGQFSGTSCLYVWKFCPLFKGIGYMMMAVSFIYCWYYIMVLVWVLVYLVNSFLPQLPWSACGQAWNTDQCIEGLHSLGNCSKVNAACNASKAVYTADDMARTASKEFWHNYVLHRTDGLEDLGTIQWHLAVALVVAWLVIFLCLMKGIKSVGKVVYVTALLPYVLLTVLLIKGLTLPGAKDGIIYYLKPDFSTLLDFGVWVTAAIQVFYSLGPAWGGLITMASYNKFNNNCLKDALICVMADGFTSFFGGFVIFSAIGFIAKEANMDIKDVATSGPGLALVIYPEAFTKLPVPQLWAVLFFVMLLSLGIDSQFGVFETLSSGLMDTFPRLRKRKVLVTACLCVVLMLLDLPYTTGAGIYLYQLVDWYFAAFCVLIISFLECFLIAWVYGADRFSNDVKLMIGRTPPRFIRFCWCFITPAMLLTIFLIMCFQYEPPAYDNYEYPMFAKVCGNILAMVPVIPLPVVMIYQIWRTPGSLYERFVYLLKPSPDWGPHISGLKAEYLEMEDKAPPRGVLDAVRHNLLGSSDYS from the exons GATGGTGAGAAAACAGAGTCAAATAATGTGGAGTATGCCCCTGCCCCGTTGGAACAGCCCCAGGACCTGGGAGAAAGCGAGGAAGGCTCCAGGGGTGAGGATTATGCCCGGGGTGTGTGGGGAAGGAAAATGGAGTTCCTGCTGTCAGTTATTGGATATTCTGTCGGCGTCGGCAACCTTTGGAGATTCCCATACTTGGTTATGCAGAATGGTGGAg GGGCGTTCCTGATCCCATTTTTCTTCTTCCTGATCCTGTGTGGGGTGCCCCTGTTTTACCTAGAGCTGTGTCTGGGTCAGTTTTCCGGGACATCGTGTCTATACGTCTGGAAGTTCTGCCCCCTCTTTAAAG GTATCGGGTACATGATGATGGCGGTGTCATTCATCTACTGCTGGTACTACATCATGGTGCTCGTCTGGGTCCTCGTGTATCTTGTCAACTCCTTCCTACCCCAGCTCCCTTGGAGTGCATGCGGTCAAGCGTGGAATACAGATCAGTGTATCGAGGGGCTCCACTCCCTTGGCAACTGTTCCAAGGTCAACGCTGCGTGTAACGCCAGCAAGGCAGTGTACACAGCTGATGACATGGCGAGAACTGCTAGCAAGGAGTTTTGGCA TAACTATGTCTTACACCGTACTGATGGTCTGGAAGATTTGGGTACCATCCAGTGGCACTTGGCGGTAGCGCTGGTTGTGGCCTGGCTCGTCATCTTCCTCTGCCTCATGAAAGGCATTAAAAGTGTGGGCAAGGTCGTCTATGTCACAGCATTATTGCCATATGTGCTTCTCACTG TCCTTCTCATTAAGGGGTTGACCTTGCCAGGGGCCAAGGATGGAATTATTTACTACCTCAAACCGGACTTCAGCACTTTACTCGACTTTGGA GTGTGGGTGACGGCAGCTATCCAGGTATTCTACTCTCTGGGCCCGGCTTGGGGCGGCCTTATTACCATGGCCAGTTATAACAAGTTTAATAACAACTGTCTCAA AGATGCCCTGATATGCGTGATGGCGGATGGTTTTACCAGTTTCTTCGGAGGGTTTGTCATCTTCTCTGCCATTGGCTTCATCGCTAAGGAGGCAAACATGGATATTAAGGATGTTGCAACATCAG GTCCTGGCCTGGCGTTGGTAATATACCCGGAGGCGTTTACAAAGCTGCCCGTGCCACAACTCTGGGCCGTCCTATTCTTTGTTATGCTTCTCTCCCTTGGAATCGACAGTCAG TTTGGAGTGTTTGAGACGCTATCTAGTGGCTTAATGGACACATTTCCGAGACTGAGAAAACGCAAGGTGCTCGTGACCGCGTGTCTGTGTGTCGTTCTTATGCTTCTGGACCttccatatacaacaggt GCTGGTATCTACCTATACCAGCTAGTAGACTGGTATTTTGCTGCATTCTGTGTCCTCATCATCTCATTCCTGGAGTGCTTCCTAATAGCATGGGTCTACG GAGCAGATCGATTCTCTAACGATGTTAAACTGATGATCGGACGGACACCGCCTAGGTTCATTAGATTTTGCTGGTGCTTCATCACTCCTGCTATGCTTTTG ACGATATTCCTGATCATGTGTTTCCAATATGAGCCCCCAGCATACGACAATTACGAATACCCAATGTTTGCTAAGGTGTGCGGGAACATTCTTGCCATGGTGCCGGTCATTCCACTACCTGTGGTCATGATTTACCAGATATGGAGGACACCCGGGTCACTGTATGAA CGTTTTGTGTATTTACTAAAGCCGTCGCCAGACTGGGGTCCCCATATTTCGGGGCTCAAGGCAGAGTACCTGGAGATGGAAGACAAAgccccaccccggggggtcCTCGATGCCGTCAGACATAACCTGCTTGGGTCATCAGATTACAGCTAA